In Apium graveolens cultivar Ventura unplaced genomic scaffold, ASM990537v1 ctg3811, whole genome shotgun sequence, one genomic interval encodes:
- the LOC141701415 gene encoding mitogen-activated protein kinase kinase kinase 20-like — protein sequence MASKWVWTKFLGQGSYGSVFRAECASPSLDCTYYLPKTVAIKSAPESCSWSLHMEKAILDDLRGCLHIVRCLSNEDFKSTNAVGKKFYNLVLEYADQGSLEQLIKSKGGWIHETEASWYASMLLRGLSCVHGQGYVHCDMKPANVLVFNIPSNECKGVLKYNLKIADFGLAKKGGGISAGAGKEYKYRGTLLYSSPESVVFGEHEAAMDIWSLGCIVLEMLLGEGGLWKNYLHVDAQCLAEMIANYEDDRLKCLLPELDNLSVLAKDFVKRCLTKRVEERWTAEELVTHPFITHNKGLLKKFEAQLSSQRRMQFQANTPYYSLFGPSQISLGVY from the coding sequence ATGGCATCAAAGTGGGTTTGGACTAAGTTCTTGGGACAAGGATCGTACGGCTCCGTCTTCCGAGCAGAATGTGCATCACCATCTCTAGATTGCACTTATTATCTACCTAAGACCGTGGCTATAAAATCTGCTCCTGAAAGTTGTTCTTGGTCTTTGCATATGGAGAAAGCTATCTTGGATGACCTTAGAGGATGTTTACATATTGTTCGTTGCCTTTCTAATGAGGATTTCAAGAGTACTAATGCAGTTGGTAAAAAGTTTTACAACCTGGTTCTCGAGTACGCTGACCAAGGATCCTTGGAACAGCTGATCAAGTCCAAAGGCGGATGGATACATGAAACCGAAGCTAGTTGGTATGCATCGATGTTGCTGAGGGGACTCTCTTGCGTACATGGACAAGGGTATGTTCACTGTGATATGAAGCCTGCTAATGTTCTTGTTTTTAATATTCCTTCTAATGAATGTAAGggggttctcaagtacaatcttaAAATAGCTGATTTCGGATTGGCGAAAAAGGGTGGAGGAATAAGTGCTGGGGCAGGGAAGGAGTACAAGTATCGGGGAACTCTATTGTATAGTTCTCCGGAGTCTGTAGTTTTTGGGGAGCATGAAGCAGCAATGGACATATGGTCACTTGGTTGTATTGTGTTGGAGATGCTTTTAGGAGAGGGGGGCTTATGGAAAAATTATCTTCATGTCGATGCACAATGTTTAGCGGAGATGATTGCTAATTACGAAGATGACAGATTAAAGTGTTTGCTGCCGGAGCTGGATAACTTGTCAGTTTTGGCCAAGGATTTTGTGAAAAGGTGTTTAACAAAAAGGGTTGAAGAAAGATGGACTGCGGAGGAACTTGTGACACACCCCTTCATTACGCACAATAAGGGTCTGCTGAAGAAGTTTGAGGCGCAATTGTCCTCTCAGAGAAGGATGCAGTTTCAAGCAAATACTCCGTACTATTCTTTATTTGGACCATCTCAGATCTCTTTGGGAGTTTATTAG